Proteins encoded within one genomic window of Lynx canadensis isolate LIC74 chromosome B4, mLynCan4.pri.v2, whole genome shotgun sequence:
- the SMUG1 gene encoding single-strand selective monofunctional uracil DNA glycosylase — protein MALPQAYPLGPLHEPASALMEPQPCPQNLAEGFLEEELRLSAELSQLRFSEPVGIIYNPVEYAWEPHHSYVTRYCQGPKEVLFLGMNPGPFGMAQTGVPFGEVNVVRDWLGIGGHVLTPPQEHPKRPVLGLECPQSEVSGARFWGLFRKLCGQPEVFFRHCFVHNLCPLLFLTPSGRNVTPAELPAEQREQLLGACDAALRRQVQLLGVRLVVGVGRLAEQRARRALAGPMPVVRVEGLLHPSPRSPQANRGWEAVAKERLNELGLLPLLMK, from the exons ATGGCTTTGCCCCAGGCTTATCCACTGGGGCCCCTCCATGAACCTGCGAGTGCCCTAATGGAGCCCCAGCCTTGCCCTCAAAACTTGGctgaaggcttcctggaggaggagcttCGGCTCAGCGCTGAACTGAGCCAGCTGCGGTTCTCAGAGCCCGTGGGCATCATCTACAATCCTGTGGAGTATGCGTGGGAGCCACACCATAGCTATGTGACCCGCTACTGCCAGGGCCCCAAGGAAGTGCTGTTCCTGGGCATGAACCCAGGACCCTTTGGCATGGCCCAGACCGGG GTGCCCTTTGGGGAAGTGAACGTAGTCCGGGACTGGTTGGGCATCGGGGGGCATGTGTTGACCCCTCCCCAAGAGCACCCTAAGCGACCAGTGCTGGGACTGGAGTGCCCTCAGTCAGAGGTGAGCGGTGCCCGGTTCTGGGGCCTTTTCCGGAAACTGTGTGGACAGCCTGAAGTCTTCTTCCGTCACTGTTTTGTCCACAATCTGTGTCCTCTGCTCTTCCTGACCCCCAGTGGGCGCAACGTCACTCCCGCTGAGCTACCTGCCGAGCAGCGAGAACAGCTTCTTGGGGCCTGTGACGCGGCCCTCCGCCGGCAGGTGCAGCTGCTGGGGGTGCGGCTGGTGGTGGGAGTGGGGCGGCTGGCAGAGCAGCGGGCACGGCGGGCTCTGGCAGGCCCGATGCCTGTGGTCCGGGTGGAGGGGCTCCTGCACCCCTCACCTCGTAGCCCTCAAGCCAACAGGGGCTGGGAGGCTGTGGCCAAGGAGAGACTGAATGAACTGGGGCTGCTGCCGCTGCTAATGAAATAA